The following DNA comes from Labrus mixtus chromosome 8, fLabMix1.1, whole genome shotgun sequence.
cacCAATTCTGATTTTGACTAAGCATTACGAGAACTACGGGGCATGTCATAACCAACTATGATGTCCCTTTCCTAGCCAACTGATCCAAGACCTGATAAACGGTGAATCAGAGTTTGTGAAAGAGATAGACTTCTTCACCTCCCATCACCTGAAGCATGCAGAGAACCCTGATGCTCCTCCTGATGTCAGCAGCCAGAAGGACACTATATTCAGGAACATTGATGATATCAAGTCCTTCCATAGCAAGTGAGTTCTCCTTTTagtcagatattttaaaaaggaagtaAAGGCATCAGTTTTCCACATCTGGAGAATACTCTTCTTTCTGTGAAATGTGCTAAAGACCAGTGACATTCATTGTTAGAGTTTCAGTGCATTAATATCCCCACAATTATCGTTTTAAGGGCATTCCTTCCAAAGCTATCCGACTGTGACACTGACGATGATGTGGCCATGTGCTTCCTAAAGAACAAGGAGGGCTTTGAGAAGTACCTCCAGTATCTTGTTGGTCAGAGTCTGGCTGAATCTTCTGTCAGTGATAAAACTGTCCACCGCTTCTTCAAGGTAACATCACAACTGTAACTGCTGAACTCTGGTTTGCTAGTAAATTATTTTTCCAGCCTACTTTAAGCTGTGTTGTGACCCTACACCACTATAATTATGTAAGTATAAATACCTTCATTCCATTGTAGGAGTACACTGATAAAGTCCAAGCCAATGCAGACCCTGCAGATCCCCCTGTACGCAGCATCAACGCCGGCCTCCAACAACCACTGGACAGGATTCAGAAGTACAAGGCAATCCTCAAGGTGACAGCTTTGACAAACAATATGCATTCACTTTTGTGTGGTTCAATTCTTTGCATTACTCATAGGAAACACATCTCTTGCATGTGAAGGATTTAGACCTGTATCACTGTTGCTGCAGCTTAATTGAAATGTATTCTCTGACATGTGCAGGAGCTCATTCGAAACAAGGCAAAAAATGGCCAGAACTGCTGCCTATTGGAAGAAGCATATGCCATGGTGTCTGCACTCCCTCAGCGCTCTGAGAATACACACCATGTGACCATGATCGAAAACTACCCTGCCACACTGGAAGTATTGGGAGAGCCAATTAGACAGGTACATGGAGTTACTGTGGCACTCACTATTACTGcagcattgttgtgtttgtttgattaagtgtgttgatttattttacctttGGAAACCAGGGACCCTTCCAAGTGTGGGAAGGGGCTCCAGGAATCAGGTCATCCTCTAGAGGTCACCACCGCCACCTATTCCTATTTAAGAACTACTGCATCATCTGCAAACCAAAGAGAGACAgcaacactgacacacaagCATACGTCTTTAAGAACATGATGAAGGTGAGACCTTTAATGtagctcctccctcttctttcaCATTAAGATTTTCTTCTGGCATCTCTTCTTAGCAAGCCGCTTAAACTGTGCTTTCTGTATTCCCCATCCTCTCGCAGTTAAATAACATTGATGTGAATGAGACGGTGGAGGGTGACGACCGAGCCTTTGAGATCTGGCATGAACGTGAGGACTCTGTGAGGAAATACACCCTGCAGGCCCGGACTGTTACCATCAAGAACTCGTGGCTGAGGGACttcagagagctgcagcagcGATACAGCATGCCTGCATGGAGTGAGGGgaacacactcttttttttcccccccatgtATCTTATGCACACTTCTATCAGTTAGAATGTATTTGATTTTCTGAACATAACATTTGGTGATGAACCTCCTTTACAGGTCCTCCTGACTTTGATGAAATTCTGGCAAACTGCACAGCTGAGCTGGGGCAGACTGTTAAGCTGGCCTGCAAAGCCACTGGAGTACCAAAACCTACAATCACGTGGTACAAGGGTATGCAATCCATGTTTTTAAGATCATATGCTTatgaagaaaatgttcagtcattttaaagtgtTGATACATGCTCTTAAACAAAGCCTAATATCTGTATACAAACAGCATCTTGAGCTTTTTGTGATTCATCAGTACATTGTTTTACTTGTTGGATGCAGACGGACGCGCTGTGGAGGCGGATCCTCATCACATTATCATCGAGGACCCTGATGGTTCCTGCACACTGATCCTGGATAACATGACAGCAGATGATTCTGGCCAGTACATGTGCTTTGCCTCAAGCTCAGCCGGCAATGCAAGCACTCTTGGCAAGATCACAGTTCAGGGTAAGCAGGAGAACGCTCCAGgaggtcattttcaaaaaaatataaacccTACCTATTTAATCAGGTATTAATGTTttgacttgtttcttttttcagtgcCTCCTCGTTTTGTGAATAAAATGAGGAATGCTACATTTGCTGCTGGCGAGGACGCCCAGTTTACCTGCGTCATACAGAGCGCCCCAAGCCCCAAGATCAGGTTTGTAGGGGGTCACATCAGTGAAATTTACAAAATATTTCACTTCAGTTAGGGAGTTCCTTTAAAACATCCTCTGCTCTGTTGTttaattcttcttctcttttctgcttcTATGTATCCTGTTCCAGGTGGTTCAAGGACAGCAGGCTGCTGACTGACCAGGAAAAGTATCAGACCTACAGCGAACTCCGGAGTGGGGTTCTGGTCTTGGTGATAAAAAACCTGACAGAAAGAGACCTGGGACACTATGAGTGTGAGGTTggtccacataaaaaaaaatccaacttcAATCACAAACTTCTATAATTATTTCTATAACATGAATATTCATAGGGTGGAGGTTTATTCTGTGTGGGCTATACAACTCTTAACAACTTGATCTTTGTCAACAATAAATCATCTCGTAAAATCTCTCTGTAAAAAATCTCGCCTGCTTTTTCCAGTTGTCCAACCGCCTGGGAAGTGCCAAGTGTGCAGCTGATTTACTTCTCCCCTCTGCTGTGGCTCGGACTGGTGAGCAGGCCATCACTATCGAAGGTAGGAACAATGATCTTATCTTTAGAAAACTGCAACTTTTGattacattcaaacattttcaggatcTTTAGAACAGTGTCCCTATACAAAGGCTTAAGCTTTAATCCTCCTactatttttgtttcttcaccCTGTATAGTTACTGAGCAGGAGACAAGAATACCAAAGAAAACCATCATAATGTAAGTGTGTCTCCTTGTTGAACAGCATGTGATCATCTCATTACTTCCTGTAAGAAATGTAATTGTGACTGAACAAAGCGTCATGTCTAACTTGAGACATAGTTCATCAATGGATGaaagtaaggtcttttaactgctcttttgtaaagggtcttgagatgacatttgttatgaattgacgctatacaaataaagattgattggttggttgaatGATATTGCTaagtaaaagataaataaatataaaggcaaggcaaggcaactTTATTTATGgtacatttcagcaacaaggcttCATAAAGTCACTTTTCAGCAATTTCCTTTGATTatctgtgtgcaagtgtgtgtttgtttcctttttgggGCCCCGTGGATGCTTTGTTGTGTAGTATTTAAAGCCCAAGTGCAGAGAATTCTATCACAAGGATGATGAAAGGATGGGCTGTCTTCACCAGGGTGCTGTCTTCTTTAAGCAGTGACTTAATTACTACAGCTCCTCTCACAGGCTTCTTATTTGCATCCCGACAGACAGAGTGCTGGAGTTACTGACTCTtctttctagtttttttttgagTCAAAGTGAAAGCTATCAATATTCAGATGCAGCCTGGAGTTTTCTTATAGCTTTATAACTTTCTTTGTCTGTGTCTTCAGTGAGGAGACTATAACCACTGTGGTGAAGAACCCACGGATGAGGAGGCACAGGTCTCCTGGCTTGACTCTTGCTGGTGCCCATCGCTCAGAGACATCCACCCCAGAGCCTCCTGCATCCAGGCAGAGGAGGATGCCCACCACCAGAAAGACCACCATCCCGACCGTATATGTTACTGAAGCACAGGGTGCTGAAGCCAGAGTCATGGAGAGCAAGCCCCGGTGGGTGGAGGTCGAGGAGGTCATCGAATATAAAGTCAGTAAGTCCCCTCGGCTGCCAAGGAGGAGAAACATCTCACCTGCAGGGTCCGATCGTTCAGCCACTCTGTCCAGAACAAAAAGGTATCCCCCTGAAAACCCGAATGCCAACAACTCAAACAACAAGCTGGTAGAGCAGGTGCAGGCCCAGCTGCAGGGAGACGTCAGCAGCCACCAGCTCTCCTGGGAAGACGAGGAGGGtcatgtgacctctgaccctgtcCCTGAAGAGCCACATGAGCTCTCCTCAGTCCTCGCTGCTGATGGAGATGACAGCGAAGACCAGGATGATCAAGAGACTGTCATCTTTGTTCCAGATGAAGACGATGATGATCAATGCTCAACCAGAAAGCAGGAGTCTAAGATGCTGACAAAAGGAGGACACGTTCTGACCCTTGAAGACTTGGAGGATTATGTTCCAGAGGAAGGAGAGACCTATGGCTCCTCCAGCACCGACCTCCCTCCTGCTGAAAAGCCCTGTGAGATCTCCGTGCTGCAGAGGGAGATCGGCGGCTCCACGGTGGGACAGCCGGTGCTCCTCAATGTCGGGAGGCCCGTCGCAGTCCAGAGGCAGAGGAGCGGCTTCTTTGGCCGCTTCAGGGAGCATCTCTCCAGCAGCCTTTTCTCAGCTGCAGCCCCACAAGCCAGCGGAGTCCAGTCCAGGGTGGAAAGGCATGTCCCCATCCAGGTGAGCCACGCCAAGATGGAGGTGAAGCCTTCATATTGCTCAGAGGTGCAGAGAGTCGAAGGGGGGAAGCAAAGCTTTAAAACCAAAGTGTCGACTCAGACCTACGGCTACACATTGGTGGGAAACTCTGTCAATATTCAGATAGGTCAAAAGAAATAGTAGCTAAATATTTCAATTTGGCACCACAAACCCTCTTAGTCTTAAATAGGGACGTCTCTGCTTAGAAGAATAACACATATCCTAACCTGACGTGTAGTTACTACATTTGACAGACCATTCCCTTTTGAagctgcacatcagagaacttCCTCTGAGTCTTTTCTTGATCAGTCAGGTGGTCTTTGCAAACAAGGCTAGTAGGTAATGTAGTTTAAACTTCCTCACTGTAGGCAAATTAAGCCCCAACAATTAACAGGTTTATGACATATGCAGTCTGTCGTACTGATCGACAATCTCTACTTATGATTTTGAATTCAatttcaagacatttttttttttttacatactctTACCAAAGCATACACCTTGATCTGAGGATATGAATTGATCCAGGCGTTAGGTTTAGTGATGAATCGTTCAGCATTGGTCATGTACTGTATTAAGGTACATACATTTAatgcttttacttttataccTTTCAAAGAATGTTGCCTATGACACTGATGCAGTGCCTTGGTTAACAGGAGCATCAATGCAGTTAAAGAAATCATGTCTACTTGTTAAGAGTTAAATGAAGTGTGCAACACTGATAATGTCACATTCACAGCAGACCTTTGGAGACCACTGTGGTCCTTGGACTGTTGCAAGTTTATTCAAGGTGTATGGTGTAACTAGAGTACCTTCCACAAAATCAGACTCTACTACTGGTGTCAACTTGGTTTGTTGTGAAAGATGCTTTGAGCAGCTTGTGAAaaaaagtagtagtagtagaaatGGAAACCATTTTCACATGAAATAGCGCTACGCGATGCATTAACATGATTTATTGTTGTGAAGCAAAATATCCTCCATCGATTGTGAAGTGAATGTTTGCTTGTCTTTGACGTTACTCTGTCTGCTTATGCAGTGAATTTACAGAATCTCAGATAGATTTACATGTAAGTGATAGATGTTTAGATGAGTGATTGCATGTGTTTGCTTCTCCAAAGCAGATTTGTTTATCCAGAGTAACCAGATTTATATCGTATTTAACCGCAAATAAATATTTGTGCGAGTGACTGTACTCGAGCTGACACAATGTACCGTACTACCTTTTCAATGCAGTTGAATAAGAAGCGTATGAATAAGTGCCCTTCGTtggagtttgtgttgttttacagaGTCTGTTAGTTACAAGAATCATATCAAGTATGAAACATGTAAGCACTAACACATTGTAACTGCTTTTACTGTACATGCGTAGTTTTTGGAAATGTGTATAAGTACTCAGTGTTAAATCtgaatcaaataaatgtactgcaAAAAATAAGTGGAGCCAGTTTCTTTCACCACTTATTTATAGAACACATACGGCACAGTCTTCTTCCACTGTTGTACtgtaacaaatgtatttcaatgttaACAGAAATAACGGTGGTACTGTTGGAGGTTTTATGGATTAGACATACACAATGACATTTTTTCACAAAACACGTTCTAGTAAGGGCCGGTTACATGatacaaatcaaatcagatgACAGCATGCATCTAAATGTCTATAATGTAACAGTTACACATTATACATGTATTTAGGTTGACAatttaaataacagaaacagTTCTGCAAAAGGACTGGTACTACAAAGGTGTCTAAAAATAATTAAGtatgttttcactctgtttcagaGAAAGTTGTAAAtggcaaaacacaacaaattacaGAAAGTCTAAAAGGActtcgaagcttgatccaaaggcaactgggcTGGTCAAGATCTTTAACCAGTCCAGtttcctttggatcaagctttcaaatgaccatgacctggatgactgagaacctactcAGACATCTTAAAGGACACGTGGGTGTGTTTCATTCGAAgaataaaaagtgtttaattttccttcaaagtcaaaaaaactgtcattttaCTGTACAGGTGAAGCAACAACATGATAgagtgacaataaaaaaaaatgtacaacttcaAAGTAAACATTTCATCTGTTATTTTAGAGCGATTATCCTCGTGACATATGGTGTCCTCGGTTTGTTTGAAGCAACAGTTTCGACCTCTACCCTGGGATTTAATCCCGCTGAAgcacaactttaaacacttaCATGGAGTTTAGCAAGCACAAACactaaaaatgtacaacaacCTGTAAGAAGATATACTGGAATAGTTGATTTAATCAGTAAAGTTATAGTATATGAATCTTATGAAAGTAAAACAGCCACCATATTTTGAGAAATCAGTTGTAGAGCTGGAGTTTCCCCTCCTGAACTAATCATGTGCAGGGGCCTGAGATCAAACCCTGACTGAGTCTGTGATGTATTCATcacactgcacatctgtatcaTCATGATGTGACGGGttgtagaaaaagaaagaccTCAAATGAGAGGTAGCATAACTAACTCTCTCTAATCAAGATATCCAGAATTGTACTTTGTCACACCCTTCATAAGACCGGTTTGCCCACATAATGGAATGAGTTTTGTTTCTCCGCTTGTGTTGTTTATCGGTCGACTCTGCcctcaaacacactgaaaacaaagcctCACACTTTACAAGTAAGCATTGTTGGAGTATATTTTCgtcatacaaataaaaacaaaaacatggaaatGCTTCTTGTtgataatttttaaaaaaagttccacTTTACATATCATTTGGTAATAACTTCTCCTGAATACCATGTCAAAGGGACGTCTGAGCTTCACAGACCAGCGGAGGGAATGTTCTCGACTTGATAGGAGGTCTGTGATTTTGTGAGGAGTGGATGGACTGGACTAAAAAGGTGCAAGGATGCTGCGGTATCCTACGAAGACATGTTGGTTTTCTtgaccttttttatttcctagaagaagaagaaatgtatgACTACACAGGTAATGTtcgaaaaacagacaaatctacagcaatttataaaaaaaatgtagagcaAGACCGTGCATCTCTTGCTGAAGCGATAGCAGTGTGTACAGGTTCAATACTGTCTCTGGCTTGAATGCCTCCACCGTGCAAGAAGAACAAGTTTGGCGAGATGGCTTTTTAATGTTGGACTTGTAACCCCTAATACTCGAGCTAAAAGCTGACTTCAAATATCTTAGAAGAAAGGCTGGGTTACTAACATAGCTATCAAGCATGCTGAcacttaaaatgatttaattcatCTTTGAGTTTAGTATTTGGTTTTAGCTTTAAACTGGCTCATTTAAATTTCCCATAAATCAAAAGCCTGTGAAGCCTTCTGTGCAAATGTTATAAAGCCTGTTTGTTGATGCTCAACTCGtagcatttgttttgttttgatcatttcAAGTTCAGGTGTGAGTGCTGCACCAGTAACTCACCTCAAGAAGAACTGCCTTTAACTGCCCATGAGCTTCCTCCAAACTATCATTGACAATTACTGTATCAAATAATCCTTGCTCTTTACctagaaggagagagaagataGAATTACGTTTAGATttaggtttttaaaaagcttgtttttattacattttatgcaGACAAAGAATATATACTTACTAATCTCCATATCCACTCTGGCTGCATGTAAACGCTTCTGGAGGCTCTCTTCTGTCTCCGTTTTTCTGTGTCTTAAACGGTTTTCCTGAAACGACACAAATCGACAAAGTGCTCATTTAACAGAGGGCGTTcagaaatatatacacatatatattttttaagatttatttgcGGGGATTTTTGCCTTATttgatagaacagtggatagagtaggataTTAGGaaagagtagggaatgacatgtgagaaaggagccacaggtaagacttgaacctgggctgcctacTTGGATAtttaaaaccacaaataaaACCTGTATTACCAGGTGCCTGTGGATCAAAGAAAAGTTGAGGTGACACCCAAGAACTCCTCTCTGGCAGTGACACAGGAGTGCAGTGCGGTTTGGTGATGTAATGCAGTGTATATCTGGCTGTGCTTACCAGGACCTCCATGGATGGCGGCTGGATAGAGATGTAGATGGGATTGAGGTCGGTACTTTTAATGCTCCTCACACCCTGCATGTCAATGTCAAGTATACAGATGAGGTTCTTGGCCTGGACGTCTTGCATAGTCGCTTTACTCGTCCCGTACATGTTCCCTGAAAACTCTGTGTGCTCAATGAAGTCTCCGTTTTCTATCCCCGTCTGCATCGCCTCTCGTGTGACAAAATGATAATCTGAAAAACATCAGCATAAGGATTAAGAAAGCCGTGGTGCCACGGACAAATATAATTTGATTAAGGGTTACAGTggttgaaaaagaggagaatgTTGCACCTTTGCCATTCACTTCTCCGGGACGAGGACTTCTTGTTGTGTctgaggagtaaaaaaaaaaagacacctgtGTCATAAATATCAGAAACAAATGGCTCAAAGAGAAGCAATTATGTCTCTATGGTTGGTGTTTTTCCTGTTTAATATCATTGTGATGTAGTTAAAGgttttcatgaagatttcaAATTGGGGTTTTTGGAGTTTTAAGGTATTTAAATTTTTACTTCTGGACATTTTACAGTTTGACTGCTTACCAAACTTTTGGACATTTTACAGTTTGACTGCTTAccaaaaagaataataaaacaataggACATCAGTAATTGCAGCTCtatctgaaatgtaaaatgcatACAGCTACATCTTCTTTATGATCCTCAGATTGAAAAAGAGCGCGGCCTAAATGAATGTGAAATGCTCTGACATGGTGCGGCACACTTACGGGAGACGCTGAAGCCAAACACACTGTCGTATTCTTTCATGAGCTTCTTCAGCAGCGTGGTCTTCCCCGCCCCGGACGGCCCGCTCAGCACCACAGGCCTGGGTCCAGCCATAgctgaaggggaggaggagcagagaggcaAAGAAAAGAAGGTGGGTGAGGTCGTAGGGAGGGGTGACACATATGATCCACCAGAGTCTTACGGCACGAGTCATAACAAAACCAATCCATCTGAGCACAATcacacagctttaaaaagaaaccaGCTTTCACAGCATTACAGCCGGCTATAACATGTTTACACAAGTCACGCTCTGGTGCGATGAGCACCATAAAATGATAAGCCAGCGTTTCTCTAATCATGACGAGTGGATAACATCTCCGAGGAGAGGCAATCAACAGAGCTGCAAGCTGTGAGGTTACCATAGTGACACCCGAGGAAAAATGACTCACTAATTGGAGAGCCCTTACTCTGCTTGTGGTGAAAGGGACAGAcgcaaataaatacaacagactgagaggaaatgctgcttttaaaactctcattttaagtttaaaaagaaCTTTAAAATCCTTTTGACTTTAGTATGCAGCCGTGAAACACTCACAAGCTTATAAACACAGTACTTTTAGAATGAATCTTTGTTCAACTGCTACATCAACATCTCAACTTCCTCTATACCGTGATAGATTCCAAACAATCTTTCTCTTTTCATATTCCAACTATTTCTAAGAAATACattatacatacatacatataaattGTTAAACAAATAACGCCTGTAGAGTTTCTCCTTACCGTTTCCTCAGTGCACACAGAGCTCGAGCAGACAAGGAAATTCAAGTGAGGGTGTGTGAGAACAGGTTGTTTGCTTAatgcaggagggaggagaagaagaaaaaaagagggcaCGGTCCAGTTTTCACATACCAGATTCTGCTTACCAAAGCATACACCTTGATCTGAGGATATGAATTGATCCAGGCGTTAGGTTTAGTGATGAATCGTTCAGCATTGGTCATGTACTGTATTAAGGTACATACATTTAatgcttttacttttataccTTTCAAAGAATGTTGCCTATGACACTGATGCAGTGCCTTGGTTAACAGGAGCATCAATGCAGTTAAAGAAATCATGTCTACTTGTTAAGAGTTAAATGAAGTGTGCAACACTGATAATGTCACATTCACAGCAGACCTTTGGAGACCACTGTGGTCCTTGGACTGTTGCAAGTTTATTCAAGGTGTATGGTGTAACTAGAGTACCTTCCACAAAATCAGACTCTACTACTGGTGTCAACTTGGTTTGTTGTGAAAGATGCTTTGAGCAGCTTGTGAAaaaaagtagtagtagtagaaatGGAAACCATTTTCACATGAAATAGCGCTACGCGATGCATTAACATGATTTATTGTTGTGAAGCAAAATATCCTCCATCGATTGTGAAGTGAATGTTTGCTTGTCTTTGACGTTACTCTGTCTGCTTATGCAGTGAATTTACAGAATCTCACAAATAGATTTACATGTAAGTGATAGATGTTTAGATGAGTGATTGCATGTGTTTGCTTCTCCAAAGCAGATTTGTTTATCCAGAGTAACCAGATTTATATCGTATTTAACCgcaaataaatatttgtgaGTGACTGTACTCGAGCTGACACAATGTACCGTACTACCTTTTCAATGCAGTTGAATAAGAAGCGTATGAATAAGTGCCCTTCGTtggagtttgtgttgttttacagaGTCTGTTAGTTACAAGAATCATATCAAGTATGAAACATGTAAGCACTAACACATTGTAACTGCTTTTACTGTACATGCGTAGTTTTTGGAAATGTGTATAAGTACTCAGTGTTAAATCtgaatcaaataaatgtactgcaAAAAATAAGTGGAGCCAGTTTCTTTCACCACTTATTTATAGAACACATACGGCACAGTCTTCTTCCACTGTTGTACtgtaacaaatgtatttcaatgttaACAGAAATAACGGTGGTACTGTTGGAGGTTTTATGGATTAGACATACACAATGACATTTCTTCACAAAACACGTTCTAGTAAGGGCCGGTTACATGatacaaatcaaatcagatgACAGCATGCATCTAAATGTCTATAATGTAACAGTTACACATTATACATGTATTTAGGTTGACAatttaaataacagaaacagTTCTGCAAAAGGACTGGTACTACAAAGGTGTCTAAAAATAATTAAGtatgttttcactctgtttcagaGAAAGTTGTAAAtggcaaaacacaacaaattacaGAAAGTCTAAAAGGActtcgaagcttgatccaaaggcaactgggcTGGTCAAGATCTTTAACCAGTCCAGtttcctttggatcaagctttcaaatgaccatgac
Coding sequences within:
- the LOC132979252 gene encoding guanylate kinase-like gives rise to the protein MAGPRPVVLSGPSGAGKTTLLKKLMKEYDSVFGFSVSHTTRSPRPGEVNGKDYHFVTREAMQTGIENGDFIEHTEFSGNMYGTSKATMQDVQAKNLICILDIDMQGVRSIKSTDLNPIYISIQPPSMEVLENRLRHRKTETEESLQKRLHAARVDMEISKEQGLFDTVIVNDSLEEAHGQLKAVLLEEIKKVKKTNMSS